In Paralichthys olivaceus isolate ysfri-2021 chromosome 1, ASM2471397v2, whole genome shotgun sequence, the following are encoded in one genomic region:
- the pabpn1l gene encoding embryonic polyadenylate-binding protein 2 isoform X1: protein MAENHLEYGYLEEGESIEEHYTEDPELAAIKARVQELEMEEETERLKEEERCDAPEMQLLTSSPRPGETAGPFYNMTPEERIDADNRSVYVGNVDYGATADELEIHFNGCGPVNRVTILCDRFSGHPKGFAYIEFSDQDSVQSAIGLHETLFRGRVLKVMPKRTNMPGISTTDRGGHRGGHTRGRGRGYRPPRYHNSSRGRFRYQSTRPQHQTPHPYYGGPSVGKRQWGHMDYHEQMPKRYPCLLLITPPSEELGEGSSGQHYPQQR from the exons ATGGCGGAAAATCATCTGGAGTACGGCTACCTGGAGGAGGGCGAGTCCATCGAGGAGCATTACACCGAGGACCCC GAGCTGGCGGCCATCAAGGCCAGGGTTCAGGAGctggagatggaggaagagacggagagactgaaggaggaggagaggtgtgaTGCACCAGAGATGCAGCTACTGACCAGCAGCCCTCGGCCTGGTGAGACAGCCG GACCTTTCTACAACATGACTCCTGAGGAAAGGATAGACGCGGACAACAGATCAGTCTATGTAGGAAAT GTAGACTATGGAGCTACTGCGGATGAGTTAGAGATCCATTTCAACGGCTGTGGGCCTGTGAACCGAGTTACCATCCTGTGTGACCGCTTCTCCGGCCATCCCAAGGG ctTTGCCTACATTGAGTTCTCTGATCAAGACTCTGTGCAGAGTGCCATTGGTTTGCATGAGACCTTGTTCAGAGGAAGAGTCCTTAAG GTAATGCCGAAGAGGACCAATATGCCAGGCATCAGCACCACAGACAggggaggacacagaggaggccacaccagaggaagaggaagaggttaCCGTCCCCCCAGATATCACAACAGCTCACGAGGCAGGTTCCGGTACCAGTCAACCAGGCCACAACATCAAACGCCCCATCCCTATTACGGAGGCCCTTCAGTGGGGAAGAGACAGTGGGGACACATGGACTACCATGAACAGATGCCTAAACGTTATCCATGTCTTCTACTTATCACTCCACCATCTGAGGAGTTAGGGGAAGGGTCGAGTGGACAACACTACCCCCAGCAGCGCTAA
- the pabpn1l gene encoding embryonic polyadenylate-binding protein 2 isoform X2, whose protein sequence is MAENHLEYGYLEEGESIEEHYTEDPELAAIKARVQELEMEEETERLKEEERCDAPEMQLLTSSPRPGPFYNMTPEERIDADNRSVYVGNVDYGATADELEIHFNGCGPVNRVTILCDRFSGHPKGFAYIEFSDQDSVQSAIGLHETLFRGRVLKVMPKRTNMPGISTTDRGGHRGGHTRGRGRGYRPPRYHNSSRGRFRYQSTRPQHQTPHPYYGGPSVGKRQWGHMDYHEQMPKRYPCLLLITPPSEELGEGSSGQHYPQQR, encoded by the exons ATGGCGGAAAATCATCTGGAGTACGGCTACCTGGAGGAGGGCGAGTCCATCGAGGAGCATTACACCGAGGACCCC GAGCTGGCGGCCATCAAGGCCAGGGTTCAGGAGctggagatggaggaagagacggagagactgaaggaggaggagaggtgtgaTGCACCAGAGATGCAGCTACTGACCAGCAGCCCTCGGCCTG GACCTTTCTACAACATGACTCCTGAGGAAAGGATAGACGCGGACAACAGATCAGTCTATGTAGGAAAT GTAGACTATGGAGCTACTGCGGATGAGTTAGAGATCCATTTCAACGGCTGTGGGCCTGTGAACCGAGTTACCATCCTGTGTGACCGCTTCTCCGGCCATCCCAAGGG ctTTGCCTACATTGAGTTCTCTGATCAAGACTCTGTGCAGAGTGCCATTGGTTTGCATGAGACCTTGTTCAGAGGAAGAGTCCTTAAG GTAATGCCGAAGAGGACCAATATGCCAGGCATCAGCACCACAGACAggggaggacacagaggaggccacaccagaggaagaggaagaggttaCCGTCCCCCCAGATATCACAACAGCTCACGAGGCAGGTTCCGGTACCAGTCAACCAGGCCACAACATCAAACGCCCCATCCCTATTACGGAGGCCCTTCAGTGGGGAAGAGACAGTGGGGACACATGGACTACCATGAACAGATGCCTAAACGTTATCCATGTCTTCTACTTATCACTCCACCATCTGAGGAGTTAGGGGAAGGGTCGAGTGGACAACACTACCCCCAGCAGCGCTAA